The following are encoded in a window of Mustela nigripes isolate SB6536 chromosome 1, MUSNIG.SB6536, whole genome shotgun sequence genomic DNA:
- the CTSB gene encoding cathepsin B, giving the protein MWQLLATLSCLVVLTSAQRRPPFQPLSDELVHYVNKQNTTWKAGHNFHNVDQSYLKKLCGTFLGGPKPPQRLWFAENMILPESFDSREQWPNCPTIKEIRDQGSCGSCWAFGAVEAISDRICIRTNGHVSVEVSAEDMLTCCGDQCGDGCNGGFPAEAWNFWTKKGLVSGGLYDSHVGCRPYSIPPCEHHVNGSRPPCTGEGDTPKCSKICEPGYTPSYKEDKHYGCSSYSVSSSEKEIMAEIYKNGPVEAAFSVYSDFLMYKSGVYQHVTGEMMGGHAVRILGWGVENGTPYWLVGNSWNTDWGDNGFFKILRGQDHCGIESEIVAGIPCTDQYWKKI; this is encoded by the exons ATGTGGCAGCTCTTGGCCACCCTTAGCTGCCTGGTGGTGCTGACCAGTGCCCAGAGAAGGCCGCCTTTCCAGCCGCTGTCGGATGAGCTGGTCCACTATGTTAACAAACAGAACACTACGTGGAAG GCTGGACACAACTTCCACAATGTGGACCAGAGCTACCTGAAGAAGCTGTGTGGCACCTTCCTGGGTGGGCCAAAGCCGCCCCAGAG ACTTTGGTTTGCCGAGAACATGATTCTGCCTGAAAGCTTCGATTCCCGGGAGCAGTGGCCTAACTGCCCGACCATCAAAGAGATCCGGGACCAGGGCTCCTGCGGGTCCTGCTGG GCGTTTGGGGCCGTGGAAGCCATTTCAGACCGAATCTGCATCCGCACCAATGGGCACGTCAGCGTGGAGGTGTCTGCTGAGGACATGCTCACCTGCTGTGGTGACCAGTGTGGGGACGG CTGTAACGGGGGCTTTCCTGCTGAAGCTTGGAACTTCTGGACAAAAAAAGGCTTGGTTTCCGGTGGCCTCTATGACTCGCATGTCG GCTGCAGACCCTACTCCATCCCTCCCTGTGAGCACCACGTGAATGGCTCCCGGCCCCCATGCACAGGGGAGGGGGATACCCCCAAGTGCAGCAAGATCTGTGAGCCCGGCTACACCCCGTCCTACAAGGAAGACAAGCACTATG GATGCAGTTCCTACAGCGTGTCCAGTAGCGAGAAGGAGATCATGGCGGAGATCTACAAGAACGGCCCGGTAGAGGCGGCCTTCTCCGTGTATTCTGACTTCCTGATGTACAAATCTG GTGTGTACCAGCACGTCACTGGAGAAATGATGGGAGGCCACGCTGTCCGCATCCTGGGCTGGGGAGTGGAGAATGGCACACCCTACTGGCTGGTGGGCAACTCCTGGAACACGGACTGGGGCGACAATG gCTTCTTTAAAATCCTCAGAGGACAGGATCACTGTGGAATTGAATCAGAAATTGTGGCTGGTATTCCATGCACTGACCAGTACTGGAAAAAGATCTAA